In a genomic window of Brettanomyces nanus chromosome 1, complete sequence:
- a CDS encoding uncharacterized protein (BUSCO:EOG093410QU): MERDEKHKDEHNHEHKHEHNHEHKHEHNHEHNHEHKHGHKHEDGHKHEDGLDGEEKGVDEDDKNSEVLEVKPSGTTETTNMPFFGLLNSEQSAYFRQAESTLNLDTFDNAEAKRAFVDSVLEEAKGNELKLATNQICSKLMERLILLSNEREMRQIYHGCKGFFYQLCIHKYASHVMEAFLVRTASMVEKEMLGHKDGNNLDSEDEDFTSMEGIVLEIVKEMQPKLKSLAKDRYGSHVLRLVLLIVAGKKLPSSIESNSLLRSKRSKIARKMVEIEDNEDYERNFQVPSSFADALSNIVTQMIDGETTESLREVAIDPVASPVLQLLIQLEGKVSRERPYWNMTFARADEPKNDKEGAFMEYLLSDPVGSHFLQTALSNQKMKNINRVYRFYMLDRVGKLAKRETTGSFVVQTLLEKSKPKDQEVILDELVPILNELIVNNFGLGASIVDCSERNNDYLKKEIVDKFFEFFNKTVNGERMDDTSILENLLQLSRSTLFSVKDDWPTSEERRRALFLEKLIDYDDRFLRACVEGLMGLAEVAKPQKNYARERNKINESETSEVEPKDEKDETDETDETKDINSVESESNMLIEICKHGVFSHIVESCIAKPERLEMVTKKLLLNLLVGHVIELACNAQGSHIVDKLFELTFRLNMYKDRIAKKLVDNEDLVKRTVYGRQVWKNWKMDLYARRFGEWKRMVKQEEIDKKVQKGVDIGLANRKRGFNGQGPSKRLHR, from the exons ATGG aacGTGATGAGAAGCACAAGGATGAGCACAATCATGAACACAAGCATGAACATAATCATGAACACAAGCATGAACATAATCATGAACATAATCATGAACATAAGCATGGACACAAGCATGAAGATGGACACAAGCATGAAGATGGACttgatggagaagaaaagggaGTAGATGAGGATGACAAGAACTCAGAAGTGCTTGAAGTTAAACCATCAGGAACGACGGAGACCACAAATATGCCATTTTTTGGTCTTTTGAACTCAGAGCAATCTGCTTATTTCAGGCAGGCAGAATCTACATTGAATTTGGACACATTTGACAATGCAGAGGCCAAACGCGCATTTGTGGACAGTGTTCTAGAAGAGGCCAAAGGTAACGAGTTAAAGTTGGCCACGAACCAAATTTGCTCGAAGTTAatggaaagattgattcTTTTGAGCAATGAACGAGAAATGCGGCAGATTTATCATGGATGTAAGGGATTTTTCTATCAGCTATGTATCCATAAGTATGCATCTCACGTGATGGAGGCTTTTTTGGTGAGAACCGCTTCCATGGTGGAAAAAGAGATGCTTGGACATAAAGATGGGAATAATTTAGATTCTGAGGACGAGGATTTCACGTCAATGGAGGGAATAGTTCTTGAGATAGTGAAGGAGATGCAACCtaaattgaaaagtttgGCAAAAGATAGGTACGGATCTCATGTGCTCAGACTAGTTCTCCTTATAGTTGCAGGTAAAAAATTACCATCTTCAATCGAGTCTAATTCGTTATTACGGTCTAAGAGATCGAAAATCGCCAGAAAAATGGTGGAAATCGAGGATAATGAAGATTACGAACGGAACTTTCAAGTACCATCCTCATTTGCCGATGCATTGAGTAACATAGTGACCCAAATGATTGATGGAGAAACAACGGAGTCTCTTAGAGAGGTGGCCATTGATCCTGTGGCATCTCCTGTGCTTCAGCTTTTGATTCAACTTGAGGGTAAAGTGAGCAGAGAAAGACCATATTGGAACATGACGTTTGCACGTGCGGACGAACCCAAAAATGATAAAGAGGGGGCATTTATGGAGTACTTATTGTCTGATCCGGTGGGCTCACATTTCTTGCAGACTGCGTTGTCCaatcagaagatgaagaatatcaaTAGAGTGTACAGATTCTACATGTTAGATCGAGTTGGTAAGTTGGCAAAAAGGGAAACGACAGGTTCTTTCGTTGTGCAGACTTTACTTGAAAAGTCGAAACCAAAGGACCAGGAAGTGATCTTAGATGAATTGGTTCCGATTTTAAACGAATTGATTGTGAATAATTTTGGCCTCGGTGCCAGTATTGTGGACTGTTCTGAGAGGAACAATGATTActtaaaaaaagagattgtgGACAagttttttgaatttttcaataagACTGTTAACGGAGAGAGAATGGATGATACGAGCATTTTAGAGAATTTACTTCAGCTTAGTCGATCCACTCTATTTTCTGTTAAGGACGACTGGCCAACCTCggaagagagaagaagagcacTTTTTCTGGaaaaattgattgattaCGATGACAGATTTCTTCGGGCATGTGTGGAAGGCTTGATGGGGTTGGCAGAGGTCGCTAAGCCTCAAAAGAATTATGCAAGAGAGAGAAACAAGATAAATGAATCTGAAACGAGCGAGGTGGAACCaaaagatgagaaagatgaaacaGATGAAACAGATGAAACAAAGGACATTAATTCTGTGGAATCAGAGTCAAACATGCTAATCGAGATTTGTAAGCATGGAGTATTCTCACACATAGTAGAAAGCTGCATAGCAAAACCAGAAAGACTAGAGATGGTGACCAAAAAACTACTTTTGAATCTTTTAGTGGGTCACGTGATTGAGCTTGCATGCAATGCACAAGGCTCGCACATTGTGGATAAGCTATTCGAACTAACGTTCCGATTAAACATGTACAAAGATCGGATTGCTAAGAAATTAGTAGATAACGAGGATTTAGTGAAGAGAACAGTTTATGGACGACAAGTTTGGAAAAATTGGAAGATGGATCTTTATGCTAGACGATTTGGCGAATGGAAGAGAATGGTTAAGCAGGAGGAGATCGATAAAAAGGTCCAGAAAGGTGTAGACATCGGATTAGCCAATAGAAAGCGTGGATTTAATGGTCAGGGACCTTCGAAAAGACTTCACAGGTGA
- a CDS encoding uncharacterized protein (BUSCO:EOG09341R1I), whose translation MQSDVDEDDIVNTSHRTRTKVSFEDDDDYNEQDVGDKGSDISPPLLGEKRTTSESEDSVSVGQDSVSSRTKRRHLKGPDSDKVGIDDSQLPPEQLKGSSGGYSWEDEYRRSWDIVQEDESGSLETIVSGLVESQKKQYLKNVTPFQRGIIRALVLVLDFSKVMREKDLRPNRASMMISYSIDFVNEFFDQNPISQLSIVIMKNGLAQIVSEVSGNPHDHIEALKKLRRMEPEGDPSLQNALEMSRGLLLHVASHCTREVLIIFGALFTSDPGNIHNTVKQLIAEKISVRVIGLTARVAVCDELCSLTNHGDLKSSYNVILNEHHFRDLFMDAVTPLAVAKSESRNKHGFTLVKMGFPQRISEENPSLCACHSKLVHGGYICPKCKSKVCVLPTVCPCCDLMLILSTHLARSYHHLFPLLLFVEVRISHSYPSTRCYGCQVGFPKALDISQKNNTNKKEYQTSSRYRCTSCGKDFCIDCDVFIHEVLHNCPGCESNSRKK comes from the coding sequence ATGCAATCGGACgtggatgaagacgatATCGTCAATACAAGTCACCGAACGAGAACGAAAGTGTCGTTTGAGGACGATGACGATTATAACGAGCAAGATGTAGGTGATAAAGGCTCTGATATATCTCCTCCTTTGTTgggagaaaagagaacgaCAAGTGAATCGGAAGATAGCGTCTCTGTTGGCCAGGATAGTGTTTCAAGTCGAACAAAGAGACGTCATCTTAAAGGTCCGGATTCGGATAAAGTGGGAATAGATGATAGCCAGCTACCACCAGAGCAACTGAAAGGTAGTAGTGGAGGATACTCATGGGAAGATGAATATAGGCGTTCTTGGGATATAGTTCAGGAAGATGAGAGTGGTAGTTTGGAGACTATAGTATCAGGTTTGGTGGAATCgcaaaagaagcagtatCTAAAGAATGTTACAccttttcaaagaggtaTTATACGAGCCTTGGTGCTTGTATTGGACTTTTCCAAGGTGATGAGAGAAAAGGATCTTCGACCCAATAGAGCCTCTATGATGATTAGTTACTCTATTGATTTTGTAAACGAGTTCTTCGATCAGAATCCGATTTCTCAGCTTAGTATTGTCATTATGAAAAATGGATTGGCACAGATTGTGTCTGAGGTGAGTGGTAACCCTCACGATCATATTGAAGcgttgaagaagttgaggaGAATGGAACCGGAGGGTGATCCTTCTTTACAAAATGCCTTGGAGATGTCTCGAGGTCTCTTATTGCATGTAGCGTCTCATTGTACGCGAGAAGTGTTGATTATATTTGGAGCATTGTTCACTTCAGACCCTGGAAATATTCACAATACCGTTAAGCAGTTGATTGCGGAGAAAATCAGTGTTAGAGTGATCGGTTTGACTGCCCGGGTGGCAGTCTGCGATGAACTCTGCAGCTTGACCAATCACGGCGACTTGAAGTCGTCATACAATGTGATCTTAAACGAGCATCATTTCAGAGACTTGTTCATGGATGCTGTGACTCCATTGGCTGTTGCCAAGAGTGAGTCTCGAAATAAACACGGATTCACCTTGGTGAAAATGGGTTTCCCGCAGAGAATCAGTGAGGAAAACCCCAGTCTATGTGCATGCCATTCTAAATTGGTCCACGGAGGCTACATTTGTCCCAAGTGTAAGAGTAAAGTATGTGTGTTACCGACGGTTTGTCCATGTTGCGACTTAATGCTTATTCTTTCTACACATCTTGCTCGCTCCTACCATCATTTGTTTCCCTTACTGCTCTTTGTCGAAGTTCGTATTTCCCACTCATACCCATCTACTCGATGCTACGGCTGCCAGGTGGGCTTTCCTAAGGCACTGGATATATCCCAAAAGAATAATACgaataagaaagagtaCCAAACTAGCTCCAGATATAGGTGCACTAGTTGCGGTAAAGACTTTTGTATTGACTGTGATGTGTTTATTCACGAAGTTCTACATAACTGTCCAGGATGTGAATCCAACAGCCGCAAGAAATGA
- a CDS encoding uncharacterized protein (BUSCO:EOG093435ZC) has product MTTKSMLRSIKNVTNGYSSAQVMVRNATSNDASGPTVTQMADVANHTYDRGEFLEIMDIIDRRLNDKGKNWRHVAKSLTLLGYLVRYGSEDVVIWAKDNVYVVKTLREFQATDSMGQDQGGIVRVKARELTDLLADDERLRQEREAASRKSGHRAQRGYAASGSQENIPGENDFDLERAIEESKMTAQEEEEMRNRHNSDASIERAIQLSLEEDEMRKKKQNLLDLDDDTPVPPTVLGYYTGLPQPMNSSGQIVGYDMYGNPVYANQAMPTGYLQNAYQSAASQQQLLQEQQTQAQAQAQQLAAAQQQQQQQLYQQQLAAAQQQQQQQQLLLQQASQQVPMETGSNNPFAFNSQPTDTPDHASLERLQQQQRLQQLQLQQQAQTSAAPSAANQAISEQYAELNNLLAQGTGIDTFGNEGDSRIPAQHTKTGTFLNSSGTGFRQENGNSAGNPFMGTQFAGMPSTIVAAPTGYGFGNQQQSSSQKPPGSLIDL; this is encoded by the coding sequence ATGACGACGAAATCTATGCTTAGAAGTATAAAGAATGTGACCAACGGTTACAGTTCTGCCCAGGTGATGGTCCGGAATGCCACCAGTAACGACGCCTCGGGGCCTACAGTTACTCAAATGGCAGATGTGGCCAATCACACGTACGACAGGGGCGAATTTCTAGAGATTATGGACATTATTGATCGCCGTTTGAACGACAAGGGGAAAAATTGGCGTCATGTTGCAAAGTCGCTGACTTTGTTAGGCTATCTTGTTCGATATGGAAGTGAGGACGTGGTTATTTGGGCTAAAGATAACGTCTATGTGGTCAAGACACTTAGAGAATTTCAGGCTACTGATTCTATGGGCCAGGATCAAGGTGGCATAGTGAGAGTGAAGGCTAGAGAGCTTACTGATTTGTTggctgatgatgaaaggCTTCGgcaagaaagagaagctgCATCCAGGAAGTCTGGGCATCGTGCACAGAGGGGATATGCTGCTTCTGGTAGTCAGGAGAATATTCCAGGAGAGAATGATTTTGACCTAGAGAGAGCTATAGAGGAGAGTAAAATGACTGCacaagaggaagaggagatgAGAAACCGTCATAATAGTGATGCTAGTATTGAAAGGGCTATTCAGTTGAGTCTGGAAGAGGATGAGATGCgtaagaagaaacaaaactTGTTGgatcttgatgatgatactcCTGTGCCTCCCACTGTTCTTGGTTACTATACTGGGCTGCCACAGCCGATGAATTCGTCAGGCCAGATTGTTGGCTACGATATGTACGGTAATCCTGTGTACGCTAACCAGGCCATGCCTACTGGTTATCTTCAGAATGCTTACCAGTCTGCTGCCTCGCAGCAGCAACTATTGCAAGAACAGCAAACACAAGCTCAGGCTCAGGCTCAGCAATTGGCTGCTGCccagcaacagcaacaacagcagttgTATCAGCAACAATTGGCTGCCGcacagcaacagcaacagcaacagcagcttCTGCTGCAGCAAGCATCACAGCAAGTTCCTATGGAAACTGGTTCTAACAATCCATTTGCTTTCAATAGTCAGCCCACGGATACTCCTGATCATGCATCTCTTGAAAGattgcagcagcagcaacgaCTACAGCAGTTACAGCTACAACAGCAAGCTCAGACCTCTGCTGCTCCGTCAGCTGCCAACCAGGCGATCTCTGAGCAATACGCAGAGCTCAACAATCTTTTGGCTCAAGGCACAGGTATTGATACCTTTGGTAATGAAGGAGACTCTAGAATCCCTGCCCAGCATACAAAAACAGGAACTTTTCTCAACTCTTCCGGTACTGGATTCCGTCAGGAAAATGGCAACTCTGCTGGAAACCCTTTTATGGGAACTCAGTTTGCCGGCATGCCAAGCACAATTGTTGCGGCACCTACGGGCTATGGCTTCGGTAACCAGCAGCAGTCCTCCTCTCAGAAACCTCCCGGTAGTTTGATTGATCTATAA
- a CDS encoding uncharacterized protein (EggNog:ENOG41), producing the protein MGEDQPRYKVRNKKEAEDPIRYRTHGTSFYNLRLPENYRLGNQAIYQNPLINFVIGAKRLSLAFGVIGVLFAYLMDRTGIVWPQISEAVAIISLIPFPVLLYLYQPYVARVFRIYDTKKPQTMENLIKDEKILLEKINWNGFKTYNELVRVDSLRAPDKNDYESRFGYVNLVSEDPKTGLKMYYYINDGFGNVKMDRIMAISERKAGVNNGRDFFDN; encoded by the coding sequence ATGGGTGAAGATCAGCCTAGATATAAAGTGAGAAACAAAAAGGAGGCCGAGGATCCGATAAGATACAGAACCCATGGAACATCGTTTTACAATTTGAGGCTTCCAGAGAATTATCGATTGGGAAATCAAGCGATTTATCAGAATCCATTAATCAATTTTGTCATTGGAGCAAAGAGATTGTCGCTGGCCTTTGGTGTGATAGGTGTGTTATTTGCATATCTTATGGACCGAACAGGAATTGTGTGGCCCCAGATATCTGAAGCAGTGGCAATAATAAGTCTAATTCCATTTCCAGTTCTACTATACCTTTACCAACCTTACGTGGCTCGAGTGTTTAGAATATATGACACAAAGAAACCTCAGACGATGGAGAACTTAATCAAAGATGAGAAAATCcttcttgagaaaattAACTGGAATGGCTTCAAAACTTACAATGAATTGGTGCGTGTAGATTCATTAAGGGCCCCGGATAAAAATGACTATGAGAGTAGGTTTGGCTATGTGAATTTGGTTAGTGAGGACCCAAAGACGGGGTTAAAAATGTACTATTACATCAATGACGGCTTTGGCAACGTTAAGATGGACAGAATAATGGCAATCTCTGAGAGAAAGGCTGGCGTTAATAATGGAAGGGATTTCTTCGATAACTGA
- a CDS encoding uncharacterized protein (BUSCO:EOG09344D89): MKVVIQRVKEASVTVENEVISQIKRGLLLFVGICNEDTEEDVSKLANKVLRLRVFEDSKEDAGTNTKWVGKPWAKSVTDLNGEILSVSQFTLYGSIKKGTKPDFHKAKKGELAQVLYESFLKELRNGLGQEKVKDGQFGAMMEVSLVNDGPVTIVWDTRDK, encoded by the coding sequence ATGAAGGTGGTGATTCAGAGAGTCAAAGAAGCATCAGTGACggttgaaaatgaagtcATATCCCAAATAAAACGGGGACTTTTACTTTTCGTGGGCATTTGCAATGAAGATACCGAGGAAGATGTCAGTAAGCTGGCCAATAAGGTGCTGAGGCTACGGGTGTTTGAAGACAGCAAAGAAGATGCGGGAACAAATACCAAATGGGTAGGAAAGCCGTGGGCTAAATCGGTTACAGATCTCAACGGAGAAATCTTGTCTGTTTCTCAGTTCACATTATACGGCAGTATCAAGAAAGGTACGAAGCCAGACTTCCATAAGGCTAAAAAAGGAGAACTGGCACAGGTTCTTTATGAGTCATTTTTAAAAGAGCTCAGAAACGGACTTGGCCAGGAAAAGGTGAAAGACGGACAATTCGGTGCCATGATGGAAGTCTCTCTGGTCAACGATGGTCCCGTAACTATTGTATGGGACACTAGAGACAAATGA
- a CDS encoding uncharacterized protein (EggNog:ENOG41) → MSKVPLLPINASVHPHSIDKAISGVSEDNLPPVEEAENEDALAEADANDEQFNEEIERRQLQELIEETGFMMMDYQMPVDTETQRNTLHNALLYQMSEEELREMDPKYISDSDTERLMMSPEVVSSPVMVDSVPSLPLSPISSSEFSVCSEGTDNAVNFHRGVTLDTFNTTAHDLSKYQITLTLRHKDYKYTKSARTLICTYDEKQMSLAALRWTMKEMVSDFDTLVVFSVLDPELDMALVRKNHRQRAEHLLNQILQLNERDQKIKIVLEFKVGNVQYMVSKAMRDYDPTFLIVGTNGNEKTGFKSLIAPKSMSKSFLQLAKMPVISLRRILLQVSVEGPGF, encoded by the exons ATGTCGAAAGTGCCCCTCTTGCCGATAAACGCCAGTGTACATCCACATAGCATTGACAAAGCCATTTCTGGGGTGTCCGAAGACAATTTGCCTCCAGTGGAAGAGGcagagaatgaagatgcATTGGCAGAGGCGGATGCAAACGATGAGCAATTTAACGAGGAAATAGAGAGGAGGCAATTACAAGAGttgattgaagaaacagGATTTATGATGATGGATTATCAGATGCCTGTTGATACTGAGACACAGAGAAATACGCTCCACAATGCGTTACTGTATCAGATGTCTGAGGAGGAGTTGAGGGAGATGGATCCTAAGTACATTTCTGACAGCGATACTGAGCGATTGATGATGTCACCGGAAGTGGTATCTTCTCCGGTGATGGTAGATTCTGTTCCTAGCTTGCCGCTATCTCCTATAAGTAGTTCCGAGTTTAGTGTATGTTCTGAAGGAACGGACAATGCTGTGAATTTTCACCGTGGCGTCACTTTGGACACCTTCAACACTACTGCCCATGATCTATCCAAGTATCAAATCACCCTCACTCTGAGGCACAAGGATTACAAGTACACGAAGAGTGCCCGAACTTTGATATGCACCTACGATGAGAAACAGATGTCTTTGGCAGCACTTCGATGGACCATGAAAGAGATGGTAAGTGACTTCGACACGCTAGTCGTGTTTAGCGTACTTGATCCTGAGTTGGATATGGCACTagtgagaaagaatcaCCGCCAGAGGGCAGAGCATCTCCTTAATCAGATACTGCAACTCAATGAAAGAGACCAGAAAATCAAGATCGTGCTTGAGTTCAAAGTTGGTAATGTTCAATACATGGTAAGCAAAGCGATGAGGGACTACGATCCTACATTCCTTATTGTAGGTACTAATGGCAACGAGAAAACGGGATTCAAGTCACTCATAGCTCCTAAATCCATGTCCAAGTCCTTCTTACAATTGGCTAAAATGCCCGTAATA TCTCTTCGTCGGATTCTTCTACAAGTGTCGGTCGAGGGTCCTGGTTTCTGA
- the DUG3 gene encoding glutamine amidotransferase subunit (BUSCO:EOG09342KGC) produces MNCCFSSFNMCRFLIYKGREPMLLSNLLTKPAHSIINQSFDSRLRIDHQPINGDGFGVGYYTLEDEENEMNSGKVSGPCVYKAITPAWNNLNLQRLAEKTRSRMIFAHVRSSTYGVLSETNCHPFTYHNLMFMHNGGICNFRKIKRRLMSHIEDEFFLTIQGATDSECSFSLFLDTLYKMGYDPKLDRAIPAEIMRLALVKTIQYIKDWVTDLHLEDTDPSLMNFAVTDGESIVVSRYVTSKTDEAASLYFSTGSKFIEVAQGQFKMERLNRSQDIIMVASEPLTFERGDWISMPTNSTLTIRKQIVMLHPIIDEFYQENPTFIRSREFAESKGLMGMIPKEDISDKEVPPLEREGRSRAGLTV; encoded by the coding sequence ATGAACTGCTgcttttcctccttcaacaTGTGTCGTTTCCTTATATACAAGGGGAGAGAGCCCATGCTCTTATCTAATCTCCTTACCAAGCCCGCACATTCTATCATCAATCAGTCCTTTGATTCCCGTTTGAGAATCGACCACCAGCCGATCAATGGTGATGGCTTTGGTGTGGGCTACTACACTTtggaagacgaagaaaatGAGATGAATTCAGGCAAGGTGTCCGGACCTTGTGTCTACAAGGCCATTACTCCAGCCTGGAACAACTTGAATTTGCAGAGATTGGCTGAAAAGACACGATCGCGTATGATTTTTGCTCATGTAAGATCGTCCACCTATGGTGTTCTCAGCGAGACAAACTGTCATCCATTCACCTATCATAACTTGATGTTCATGCACAATGGGGGAATTTGCAATTtcagaaaaatcaaaagaagactCATGAGCCATATCGAAGATGAATTCTTCCTCACTATCCAAGGAGCTACAGACTCCGAATGcagtttttctttgtttttaGACACTCTATATAAGATGGGATATGATCCAAAACTTGACAGGGCGATTCCTGCTGAGATAATGAGACTCGCATTAGTGAAAACTATTCAATATATTAAGGATTGGGTGACAGATTTGCATTTGGAAGACACCGATCCATCTCTAATGAACTTTGCCGTGACGGACGGTGAATCTATCGTGGTTTCTCGGTATGTGACGTCAAAAACAGACGAAGCTGCTTCGCTTTACTTTTCTACGGGCTCCAAATTCATAGAAGTAGCACAAGGACAATTCAAAATGGAAAGACTCAACAGATCTCAGGACATCATTATGGTGGCATCAGAGCCTCTTACTTTCGAGAGAGGAGATTGGATCTCAATGCCAACAAATTCCACTCTAACAATTAGGAAGCAGATTGTTATGCTGCATCCGATAATCGACGAGTTCTATCAGGAGAACCCAACTTTCATCAGATCCAGAGAGTTTGCTGAAAGCAAGGGATTAATGGGTATGATAcctaaagaagatatcaGTGATAAGGAGGTTCCTcctttggaaagagaagggAGAAGTAGAGCCGGATTGACAGTTTAA
- the TIM22 gene encoding Mitochondrial import inner membrane translocase subunit tim22, with translation MENPFLPGKKKRTDEMTQEERAEYGAHQIMEFVASCPGKTVLSGASGFALGGFFGLFMVSMQYDQPLTGSVTHISELPLKQQMRLQMADMGKQTWRSAKNFGYIGMLYSAVECVLQSFRAKEDLFNGAAAGCITGAGLAIKSGPTAALTGCAGFAAFSLAIDTYMRSENGAPPPTDYD, from the coding sequence ATGGAAAACCCCTTTTTGCcaggaaagaagaaacgtACGGATGAGATGACTCAGGAGGAGCGGGCGGAGTATGGGGCTCATCAGATTATGGAGTTTGTGGCCTCTTGTCCCGGCAAAACTGTTCTTTCTGGAGCATCGGGATTTGCACTCGGTGGGTTCTTTGGTTTGTTTATGGTTTCCATGCAGTACGACCAACCATTAACAGGATCGGTCACACATATTTCAGAACTTCCTTTGAAACAACAGATGAGACTTCAGATGGCGGATATGGGAAAGCAGACGTGGAGAAGTGCTAAGAACTTTGGCTATATCGGTATGCTTTATTCAGCTGTAGAATGTGTATTGCAGTCATTCAGAGCCAAGGAAGACTTATTTAACGGTGCTGCAGCTGGATGTATAACTGGAGCTGGTTTGGCTATCAAAAGTGGTCCTACCGCTGCGTTGACCGGATGTGCAGGATTCGCTGCCTTTTCTCTTGCCATTGATACCTACATGCGAAGTGAAAATGGTGCTCCCCCGCCTACAGACTACGACTAG